A region of the Magnetococcales bacterium genome:
CAAGCGATGCAACTCCGGACCGCTGGACAACGATCCCCGCCCATTCCAGGAACTCCCCGCGCAGGCGATGGAACCGTGAACGATATGGGCCGCATCGCTGATGGGAAACAGGGTGATCTGCGCGCCGTCGAAACTGCATCCTCCGGCTGTGGCACCGGGCTTGAGCTTGCCACAGGTAGTCTTGTCCGGGGTGTGATGCTGGCAGGCGGGTTCTTCCAGCAGTCTGGCGATCTCGGCGTTTTTCATGGGCCTCTCCTGAAATGGGGTTCCACCAGAAAATCGCAATGGTTATGCCAGAGACAATTAGTTGATTTATTTTGATATTTTGCCGTGATCGATTGTCCGGAATCCGACCACATCCCCCCCTTGGTCCGGTTTCGGACAATTGTTCGCCCATTGTCGCACAAAGCCGGCGCATCGTAATAAATAGATCATTATATATCAATTAATTAAGCTAGGCACAGCTCTTGCTGACCTGATATGTGTGGCACGATCACAAAAACCCTATCAAGGAGTCACGGCATGAGCATGGTCCAAGAGTCTGGATGCCGCCCGATCCAGCCAAACAATGCGCGGATCGAGGAGCATCCCTGTTATTCGGAAGGGGCCTCTCATCGCTACGCCCGCATGCATCTGCCGGTGGCCCCGGCGTGCAACATGCAGTGTCGTTATTGCAACCGGAAATTCGACTGTTCCAACGAATCCAGACCCGGGGTGGTTTCCGGGGTGCTAAACCCCGATCAGGCGGTGAAACGGGCCTGGGAGGCCAGACAGCGTTTGCCCCATCTGCGGGTGATCGGTTTTGCCGGACCCGGCGATCCCCTGGCCAACCGGGAACGGGTGTTCGCCACCTGCAAACCGTTGCGCTCCTCGTTTCCCGATTGGCATTTGTGCCTGTCCACCAATGGGCTATGTCTGCCCGAATCGGTGAACGCGATCCTGGATCACGGCATTCAGCACGTCACCATCACCCTCAACGCCCTGGATCCCGAGGTGGGAGCGGCCATCTATTCGTGGATTTTCTGGAACAAAAAACGACGACGCGGGGTGGAAGCCGCCCACATTCTGTTGGAGCAGCAACTGGCGGGGCTGTCCGCCCTGATCGCCCGGGGGGTGTTGGTGAAAATCAACTCGGTGTTGATTCCCGGAGTCAACGATCGACAGATCCCGGAAATCAACCGTCTGGTGAGCGAGGCCGGGGTGTTCAGTCACAACATCATGCCCCTGATCAGCGCCCCGGAGCATGGCACCTATTACGGTGTCATGGGGATTCCCGGACCAAACGAGGCCCAATTGCAGCAGGTGCGGAGTCAATGTGGCGGAGCGGCCAAACTGATGACCCATTGCCGTCAGTGTCGGGCCGACGCGGTGGGATTGCTGGAGCAGGATCGTCAGGCGGAGTTGAACCGCTCCCCGGTGGAAGACAGTCGGGTCATTCCCATTCACCGCCCCACCCGACGCGATCCGGTGGCCAACCCCCCATCACCGGTGGTGCTGGCCGTGGCCAGTCAATCCGGCGAGCGGGTGGATACCCATTTCGGGCACGCGGCATTTTTCCGGATCTACCGGGTAACGGGAGCGCAGATCGAACACCTGGGCGAACGTTTCGTGCCCCGTTATTGCCAGGGTGATGATCAATGCGAGGACAAGGACCACACTCTGAAAGCCGTTTTGAATCTTCTGAACGACTGTCAGGGTGTGATCTGTGCCCGCATCGGCTTTGTCCCCTGGCAGGAGTTGCTGGAACGGGGCATCGAACCGGTGAACAGCCATGCGGATCGGCCTGTGCTGGAAGCGTTGTCGCACACCGCGCGCCTGTTGCAGGACAAACACGCCATCCCCACCCCCAAGGTGGCCGCAGCCGGCATGAAAGGACGCGGCTGAAAACCAACACCCAATCGAGGAGCCTGAAAACCATGATCGCCTTAATCATCACCGCCGAATGCATCGCCTGCTGGGCCTGTGAGCCCATTTGTCCCAACGCGGCCATCCGGGTCAAGAATGAGGTGTTCCGCATCGACAAAAAATCCTGCACCCGCTGCGAAGGATACGGCGACCTGCCGCAATGTGTGGAAATCTGTCCGGTGGAAGGGGCCATCATCGACGATGAAGGAACCGCCATGAATCCTCCGGGCAGCCTGACCGGCATTCCCCCCAGGGAGCCACTGCCAGCCTGAAATCACGCCAGCCTATGGAGCAAAGACCATGGAACTGTCCACCGTGTGGCGTTCAACCCGTCCACCCTTTCATCACCGCAGGCTTGGCATCCATCCAACGCTGCTGGACGCGGCCCGACACAACCCGCTTGGGGTGTGGCTGGCCCGCATCATCAGTTCCTGGTTGAATGGAGATACGGCGTTGCCGGGTCATCTCGGTCTGGGAAGTCAGGCGTTCGCGGCGTTGATGCGCTACCATTTTCCCGGGATCACCCTGCCCAATCCGCTCCTGGATGGGCGGACGACTCCGGACCCGCAACGCGCGCCGGAACGGGAGGCGCTGATCGAATTGTTGCGCGCACACTGCGTGCTGGGTTATCCGGATGCCGACTGGATGGCGCGGATCGTGGCGGAAGGGTGTCTGGGAGAGGATCATCTGTGGCAGGATCTGGGGTTGTGGGCGCGGGAGGATCTCTCCTCCCTGCTCCAGCATGCGTTCACCCCCCTGGCGAGCCGCAATGTGAACGACATGAAATGGAAAAAATTCTTCTACAAGCAACTGTGCGAGGCGGCGGAGATTTCCCTGTGCCGGGCGCCGTCGTGCGACGCCTGTCGGGACTATGACCGGTGTTTCGGGCCGGAGAGATGATATCCCCCCGCTGGAGCCCGTTACAGAAACGGGCGGTGGGGGCTTATCTGGGGTTGGCGGTGGGAGACGCCCTGGGGGCCACGGTGGAATTCATGACCCCACGGGAAATCAAGGCCAACCATGGTCGGCACCGGGAGATCATCGGCGGGGGCTGGCTGGGACTCAAACCCGGTCACGTCACCGACGACACCACCATGAGTCTGGCACTGGGGGAGGCGATTCTGCGCAACCGCCGCATCGATCCGGTGGACGCGGCCCAGGCGTTCGACGCCTGGATGCGGGCCAAACCGGTGGATATCGGCAACACGGTGCGCCGGGGCATTCTGCATTTTCGCCGCACCGGGGCACCCCGCTCGCCACCGGGGGAGCAGGACGCGGGCAACGGTTCGTGCATGCGGGTATTGCCGGTAATTCTGGCCTGTCATGGGGGGACAGAGGAAAATCTCGACTTGGCCTGCCTGCATCAAGGCCGGGTGACCCATCACAATCCCCTGGCCGAGGCGGGAACCGAGTGCATGGCCCATCTGGTGCGCATGGCCCTGACCGGCATCCAGGTCTCCGACATGCTGTCTGGACCGGTACAACAATTGGTGTCGGCCTGGCCGGTTTTCCGTTTCCGGGTGCGACCGGAGATGAGCCATCCCTCTGGTTTTATCGCCGACACGCTGCGGGCAGTATTCCAAGGGTTTTTCGACTCCGACAGCTTCGAAGAGTGTGTCACCGACGTGGTCAATCTGGGTGGCGACGCCGACACCACCGGGGCCATTGCCGGCATGTTGGCCGGCGCCCATCACGGGGTGGAAGCGATCCCGAAACGATGGCTCAACGCCCTGCAACCCCAGGTGGTCGAGGGTTGTATACGTCAGGCTTTGGCTTTGATCCAATCCGCGCCCCTGCCCGTCATGCCCGAGGCGGGATGGTCAAATCCGGATGTGCGCATCACCGGGACAAGGTGACTTCGTACAACCCTCCGATCACCAGATACTCCTCTTCCCCTTTGAGCACGCCGGGCAACAGGGCGTTGAAAAACATGATTTTAGGTATTGGAACATCCGTTTCCAAAATTTGATCCCCAAATTCATCTGCCCGTTCCCGATTGATGGTGAATGAACTAAGATTGTTGAGCAACACCACGCACAGCCGTCGTCCCAGTCTGGCGACCAGATCGTGTTCCGCCAGCCGGTTCACCCCGCGAAACAAGGTGACGTGTTGCTGCCGGGGCTGTTGCCGGACCAACTCATATTGACAATAGGTATACAGCAGATCCAATTGCCCTTCCAGATTATTGGTGTTGTAGACCCCCGCGCTTTGTTGCCTTAAGAATCTTTGGTAATCGTCACTTTCCGGCAGGATGCGACCGCCGAAATAACGGGGTAGCAACCCGAAGCGCGACGCCACCCAGCCTTTCAACACCGCCCCTTCCCGACCATCCGGATCGAACAGCCAGCCGCGCAACACACTCAAATAATCCGCCTTGTTGCGGCGGATGCGGGATTGGGCGTTGAAGCCCGCGCTCTCCGGCGAGGCCAGGGAAAAATAAACCGCCAAGTAATCCATAAACTGCACAGCCCGATCCTTCGGGTCGGAGAGACGCTCCAGACGCCAAAACAAATCCTTGTGGATGATGGCCACCCCATCCAGTTCCACCCGTTCGGGCCGCAACTGAAAATCCAAACTGGCCAACACCGACGAGGGGACGTTGCACCGGTTGAACCGGGTCCACGACTCTCTGGGAGGCGGCCAGGACTCCCCCACATCCACACGCTGCGGCATACTCGCTCCCTTGCGGGCCAAAGGCACCCAAAACGATTGGTTTTTTCGATCCCGAAGTCTATCGACAATTCCTTCCAAAGCTCAATCCCTCTTGTGATTTTGTAGACAAACGGACATTCAGACGCTTCATGTCGTATTCCAGACCTGATTTCAGGCGTGGCGAAAGTCAATTTAATGATTTATTATCATATGGTTATGCTATAATAACAGATTTGGCGCGGGAAATGCCCTTATGGAAATCGAGGCAGTCACACCGTTTCTTTTCCCATTCCAGACCAAGGAGTATCCCAACATGGCAATACGGCAATGCGCCATTTACGGCAAGGGCGGCATCGGCAAATCCACCACCACCCAGAATCTGGTCGCCGCACTGGCCGAAGCGCAACAAAAGGTGATGATCGTCGGTTGTGACCCCAAGGCCGACTCCACCCGCCTGATTCTCCATGCCAAGGCCCAGAACACCATCATGCAGTTGGCTTCGGAAGCCGGCAGCGTGGAGGATCTGGAGCTGTCCGACGTGCTCAAAGCCGGATATGGCGGCATTCGCTGCGTGGAATCCGGTGGACCGGAACCGGGTGTGGGATGCGCGGGTCGGGGTGTGATCACGGCCATCAATTTCCTGGAAGAAGAAGGGGCCTACGAAGAGGATCTGGATTTTGTGTTCTACGACGTACTCGGGGATGTGGTGTGCGGCGGTTTCGCCATGCCGATCCGGGAAAACAAGGCCCAGGAGATCTACATCGTGGTTTCCGGCGAGATGATGGCCATGTACGCGGCCAACAACATCGCCAAGGGGATCGTCAAGTATGCCAATTCCGGCAAGGTGCGTCTGGCGGGTCTGATCTGCAACTCCCGCAACACCGACCGGGAAGCGGATCTCATCGAGGCCCTGGCGGAACGTCTCGGCACCCAGATGATCCATTTCGTTCCCCGGCACAATGTGGTGCAACGGGCGGAAATCCGCCGCATGACGGTGATCGAATACGATCCCACCAGCCCCCAGGCCGATGAATACCGCCAGTTGGCCAGCAAGATCGTCAACAACAAGAAAATGGTGATCCCCACCCCCCTCACCATGGATGAACTGGAAGCGCTGCTCATGGAGTTCGGCATTCTGGATGAGGAGGACACCTCCATCATCGGACGCACGGCGGCGGAAGAAAAAACCATTCCCATCGTTCAGGCTGTGGCGTAAGGAGACGGGCCATGTTGACACGTGACGAAGCGGAAAAATTGATTCAGGAGGTGCTGGCGGCCTATCCCCCGGAGGCCGCCGAAGACCGGGCCAAACATCTGGCGGTGCTGGACGGAGAAGCCCTGGAAGGCGGTTGCGGCATCACAGCCAACCGCAAATCCCTGCCCGGCGTGATGACCATTCGCGGTTGCGCCTACGCCGGTTCCAAGGGGGTGGTCTGGGGACCGATCAAGGACATGATCCACATCTCCCATGGTCCGGTGGGATGTGGTCAATACTCCCGGGCGGGACGACGCAACTATTATGTGGGGACGACCGGGATCAACGCGTTCGGCACCATGAATTTCACCTCGGATTTCCAGGAGAAGGATATCGTCTTCGGCGGCGACAAGAAGCTCGCCAAACTGCTGGAAGAGGCCAACGCCTTGTTTCCCCTCAACAAGGGAATTTCCGTGCAATCCGAATGCCCGGTGGGTCTGATCGGCGACGACATCGAAGCCGTGGCCAAGAAAAAAAGCGTGGACCTGAACAAACCCATCGTGCCGGTGCGCTGCGAAGGCTTTCGCGGGGTCTCCCAGTCCTTGGGCCACCACATCGCCAACGACACCATCCGGGATTATATTCTCGACCGTCCCAAGGCCGATGACGGCATTCAAGCCGGTCCTTACGACGTGGCCATCATCGGGGATTACAACATCGGCGGGGATGCCTGGTCTTCCCGCATTCTGCTGGAGGAAATGGGATTGCAGGTGGTCGCCCAGTGGTCCGGGGATGGCACCCTCGCCGAACTGGAACGGACTCCCAAGGTGCGGCTGAATCTGGTGCATTGTTACCGCTCCATGAACTACATCAGCCGTCACATGGAGACCAAATACGGCATTCCCTGGCTGGAATACAACTTTTTCGGGCCTTCCAGGATCGCCGACTCGTTGCGCCGCATCGCCGCCCGCTTCGATGACCGCATCAAGGCCGGCGCGGAAGCGGTGATCGCCAAATATCAACCCATGGCCGATGCCATCACCAACCGTTTCCGGCCCCGTCTGGAGGGCAAACGGGTGATGCTGTATGTCGGCGGATTGCGTCCCCGGCATGTGATCGGCGCCTATGAGGATCTGGGCATGGAGGTGGTGGGCACCGGTTATGAATTCGGCCACAACGACGACTACGACCGCACCCAGGTGGATTTGAAAAACACCACGCTGATCTATGACGACGCCTCCGGCTACGAGTTGGAGCGTTTTGTGGAACGGGTGCGTCCGGATCTGATCGGATCGGGCATCAAGGAGAAATATGTCTTCCAGAAGATGGGCATTCCCTTCCGGCAGATGCACTCCTGGGACTATTCCGGCCCTTATCACGGTTACGACGGTTACGCCATTTTCGCACGGGACATGGATATGACCATCAACAACCCCTGCTGGAAAATGATGACGCCTCCCTGGCGTCAGCCCAACGCCGCGTGAACCCAAAAAGAAAAAATCTCAATGTTCCACTGTCTTTCGTGTCTGCGGATGAGCAGCACGGGAGGGGAGACCCACCATGAATCAAACCGCGGAAAAGATCATTCCCTGTTATCCCCTTTTCCAACAACCGGAATACCGTGACACCCTGAGAAAAAAGGGGGAAGAGTACGAAAACCGGGAACCGAAAGCCAAAATCGACGAAACCTTCGCCTGGAGTACCTCGCCGGAATATCAGGCGCTGAATTTCCAGCGGGAGGCGTTGACCGTCAATCCCGCCAAGGCCTGTCAGCCTCTGGGGGCGGTACTGTGCGCGTTAGGCTTTCACGCCACCTTGCCTTACGTGCATGGCAGTCAGGGCTGCACCGCCTATTTTCGCACCTATTTCAATCGCCATTTCAAAGAGCCGGTGGCTTGCGTCTCCGACTCCATGACCGAAGACGCGGCGGTGTTCGGCGGTCAGAAGAACATGTTCGCCGGTCTGCAAAACGCCAAGGCGCTGTACGAACCGGAGATGATCGCCGTTTCGTCCACCTGCATGGCGGAGGTGATCGGGGATGACCTGAACGCTTTCATCACCAACACCAAAAAAGATGGCCGCATCCCCACCGACTTCCCCACCCCCTACGCCCACACCCCGAGTTTCATCGGCAGCCATTTGACCGGGTGGGACAACATGCTGGAGGGGATTTTGCGCTATTTCACCCTCAACGCCATGGCCGACAAGGTGCCGGGCAAGAGTGGCAAGATCAATCTGGTGGCGGGATTCGAGGGGTATCTGGGCAATTTCCGGGTGTTGAAACGCATGATGCAGGAGATGGGGGTTTCGGCCACCTTACTGTCCGACCCGGAGGCGGTACTGGATACGCCGGCGGATGGCAAATACCGCATGTATGCCGGAGGCACCACCCAGGACGAGATCAGACAGGCTCCCAACGCCATCGACACCTTGTTTCTGCAACCGTGGGGAGCCGACAAAAGCAAGAAATTCGTCAAGGAGACCTGGAACCATCCGGTGACCAGCGTGGATGCGCCCTATGGTCTGGCGGCCACGGATCGCTTCCTGATGACCATCTCCCAACTGACCGGTCAGCCCATCCCCGCCTCCCTGGAACTGGAGCGTGGCCGACTGCTGGACATGATGGCCGACTCCCACGCCTGGTTGCATGGTCGCAAGTTTTCGGTATACGGCGACCCGGATTTTGTCATGGGCATGGCCCGTTTTCTCATGGAACTGGGCGCCGAGCCTGTGCATCTGTTGAGCCACAACGCCAACAAACGCTGGGGCAAGGCCATGGAACAATTGCTGGCCTCTTCCCCCTACGGCAAAGGGGCGGAGGTGCATTTCGGTCGGGATTTGTGGCATCTGCGC
Encoded here:
- the nifB gene encoding nitrogenase cofactor biosynthesis protein NifB is translated as MSMVQESGCRPIQPNNARIEEHPCYSEGASHRYARMHLPVAPACNMQCRYCNRKFDCSNESRPGVVSGVLNPDQAVKRAWEARQRLPHLRVIGFAGPGDPLANRERVFATCKPLRSSFPDWHLCLSTNGLCLPESVNAILDHGIQHVTITLNALDPEVGAAIYSWIFWNKKRRRGVEAAHILLEQQLAGLSALIARGVLVKINSVLIPGVNDRQIPEINRLVSEAGVFSHNIMPLISAPEHGTYYGVMGIPGPNEAQLQQVRSQCGGAAKLMTHCRQCRADAVGLLEQDRQAELNRSPVEDSRVIPIHRPTRRDPVANPPSPVVLAVASQSGERVDTHFGHAAFFRIYRVTGAQIEHLGERFVPRYCQGDDQCEDKDHTLKAVLNLLNDCQGVICARIGFVPWQELLERGIEPVNSHADRPVLEALSHTARLLQDKHAIPTPKVAAAGMKGRG
- a CDS encoding 4Fe-4S binding protein: MALIITAECIACWACEPICPNAAIRVKNEVFRIDKKSCTRCEGYGDLPQCVEICPVEGAIIDDEGTAMNPPGSLTGIPPREPLPA
- a CDS encoding nitrogen fixation protein NifQ, which gives rise to MELSTVWRSTRPPFHHRRLGIHPTLLDAARHNPLGVWLARIISSWLNGDTALPGHLGLGSQAFAALMRYHFPGITLPNPLLDGRTTPDPQRAPEREALIELLRAHCVLGYPDADWMARIVAEGCLGEDHLWQDLGLWAREDLSSLLQHAFTPLASRNVNDMKWKKFFYKQLCEAAEISLCRAPSCDACRDYDRCFGPER
- the draG gene encoding ADP-ribosyl-[dinitrogen reductase] hydrolase, producing MISPRWSPLQKRAVGAYLGLAVGDALGATVEFMTPREIKANHGRHREIIGGGWLGLKPGHVTDDTTMSLALGEAILRNRRIDPVDAAQAFDAWMRAKPVDIGNTVRRGILHFRRTGAPRSPPGEQDAGNGSCMRVLPVILACHGGTEENLDLACLHQGRVTHHNPLAEAGTECMAHLVRMALTGIQVSDMLSGPVQQLVSAWPVFRFRVRPEMSHPSGFIADTLRAVFQGFFDSDSFEECVTDVVNLGGDADTTGAIAGMLAGAHHGVEAIPKRWLNALQPQVVEGCIRQALALIQSAPLPVMPEAGWSNPDVRITGTR
- a CDS encoding NAD(+)--dinitrogen-reductase ADP-D-ribosyltransferase; translated protein: MPQRVDVGESWPPPRESWTRFNRCNVPSSVLASLDFQLRPERVELDGVAIIHKDLFWRLERLSDPKDRAVQFMDYLAVYFSLASPESAGFNAQSRIRRNKADYLSVLRGWLFDPDGREGAVLKGWVASRFGLLPRYFGGRILPESDDYQRFLRQQSAGVYNTNNLEGQLDLLYTYCQYELVRQQPRQQHVTLFRGVNRLAEHDLVARLGRRLCVVLLNNLSSFTINRERADEFGDQILETDVPIPKIMFFNALLPGVLKGEEEYLVIGGLYEVTLSR
- the nifH gene encoding nitrogenase iron protein — encoded protein: MAIRQCAIYGKGGIGKSTTTQNLVAALAEAQQKVMIVGCDPKADSTRLILHAKAQNTIMQLASEAGSVEDLELSDVLKAGYGGIRCVESGGPEPGVGCAGRGVITAINFLEEEGAYEEDLDFVFYDVLGDVVCGGFAMPIRENKAQEIYIVVSGEMMAMYAANNIAKGIVKYANSGKVRLAGLICNSRNTDREADLIEALAERLGTQMIHFVPRHNVVQRAEIRRMTVIEYDPTSPQADEYRQLASKIVNNKKMVIPTPLTMDELEALLMEFGILDEEDTSIIGRTAAEEKTIPIVQAVA
- the nifD gene encoding nitrogenase molybdenum-iron protein alpha chain produces the protein MLTRDEAEKLIQEVLAAYPPEAAEDRAKHLAVLDGEALEGGCGITANRKSLPGVMTIRGCAYAGSKGVVWGPIKDMIHISHGPVGCGQYSRAGRRNYYVGTTGINAFGTMNFTSDFQEKDIVFGGDKKLAKLLEEANALFPLNKGISVQSECPVGLIGDDIEAVAKKKSVDLNKPIVPVRCEGFRGVSQSLGHHIANDTIRDYILDRPKADDGIQAGPYDVAIIGDYNIGGDAWSSRILLEEMGLQVVAQWSGDGTLAELERTPKVRLNLVHCYRSMNYISRHMETKYGIPWLEYNFFGPSRIADSLRRIAARFDDRIKAGAEAVIAKYQPMADAITNRFRPRLEGKRVMLYVGGLRPRHVIGAYEDLGMEVVGTGYEFGHNDDYDRTQVDLKNTTLIYDDASGYELERFVERVRPDLIGSGIKEKYVFQKMGIPFRQMHSWDYSGPYHGYDGYAIFARDMDMTINNPCWKMMTPPWRQPNAA
- the nifK gene encoding nitrogenase molybdenum-iron protein subunit beta, producing the protein MNQTAEKIIPCYPLFQQPEYRDTLRKKGEEYENREPKAKIDETFAWSTSPEYQALNFQREALTVNPAKACQPLGAVLCALGFHATLPYVHGSQGCTAYFRTYFNRHFKEPVACVSDSMTEDAAVFGGQKNMFAGLQNAKALYEPEMIAVSSTCMAEVIGDDLNAFITNTKKDGRIPTDFPTPYAHTPSFIGSHLTGWDNMLEGILRYFTLNAMADKVPGKSGKINLVAGFEGYLGNFRVLKRMMQEMGVSATLLSDPEAVLDTPADGKYRMYAGGTTQDEIRQAPNAIDTLFLQPWGADKSKKFVKETWNHPVTSVDAPYGLAATDRFLMTISQLTGQPIPASLELERGRLLDMMADSHAWLHGRKFSVYGDPDFVMGMARFLMELGAEPVHLLSHNANKRWGKAMEQLLASSPYGKGAEVHFGRDLWHLRSLLFEKKPDFLIGNSYGKFIQRDTLHKGKEFEVPLIRIGFPIFDRHHLHRHTTLGYEGAMYLLTTLVNAVLERLDEDTRGMAETDYNYDLIR